In the Engystomops pustulosus chromosome 2, aEngPut4.maternal, whole genome shotgun sequence genome, one interval contains:
- the LOC140119691 gene encoding uncharacterized protein isoform X2 yields MSSQRFNLSVSSVRNIGREWKTQGQFLFSPEKYQKGREEKWSRTIYRLLQRRCSIILQQVVSLCTGRSLWESDARGATDPSRDAAASSCSRWCHCAPGEAYGRAMPEEPQTPPETLQHHPAAGGVTVHREKLMGERCQRSHRPLQRRCSIILQQVVSLCTGRSLWESDARGATDSSRDAAASSCSRWCHCAPGEAYGRAMPEKPQTPPETLQHHPAAGGVTVHREKLMGERCQRSHRPLQRPAASSCSRWCHCAPGEAYGRAMPEKPQTPPETLQHHPAAGGVTVHRERLMGERCQRSHRPLQRRCSIILQQVVSLCTGRGLWESDAREATDPTRDPQHHPAAGGVTVHREKLMAERCQRSHRPLQRPAASSCSRWCHCAPGEAYGRAMPEKPQTLQRPAASSCSRWCHCAPGEAYGRAMPEEPQTPPETRSIILQQVVSLCTGRSLWQSDAREATDPSRDAAASSCSRWCHCAPGEAYGRAMPEEPQTPPETLQHHPAAGGVTVHREKLMGERCQRSHRPLQRPAASSCSRWCHCAPGEAYGRAMPEKPQTPPETLQHHPAAGGVTVHREKLMGERCQRSHRPSRDAAASSCSRWCHCAPGEAYGRAMPEEPQTLQRRCSIILQQVVSLCTGRSLWESDARGATDPSRDPQHHPAAGGVTVHREKLMAERCQRSHRPLQRRCSIILQQVVSLCTGRSLWESDAREATDSSRDPQHHPAAGGVTVHREKLMGERCQRSHRPLQRPAASSCSRWCHCAPGEAYGRAMPEKPHTEAPEGCRRRSCALMRQRLSCLVIQKGVVHSGQKTQQENHLLPPIRFG; encoded by the exons ATGTCGTCTCAGAGATTTAACCTGTCAGTGTCCAGTGTGAGGAACATTGGAAGAGAATGGAAGACACAGGGACAGTTCTTGTTTAGCCcagaaaaatatcagaaaggcagagaagaaAAATGGTCCAGGACAATCTACAGACTCCTCCAGAGACGCTGCAGCATcatcctgcagcaggtggtgtcactgtgcaccgggagaagcttatgggagagcgatgccagaggagccacagacccctccagagacgctgcagcatcatcctgcagcaggtggtgtcacTGTGCACCGGGAGAAGCTTATGGGAGAGCGATGCCAGAGGAGCCACAGACTCCTCCAGAGACGCTGCAGCATcatcctgcagcaggtggtgtcactgtgcaccgggagaagcttatgggagagcgatgccagaggagccacagacccctccagagacgctgcagcatcatcctgcagcaggtggtgtcacTGTGCACCGGGAGAAGCTTATGGGAGAGCGATGCCAGAGGAGCCACAGACTCCTCCAGAGACGCTGCAGCATcatcctgcagcaggtggtgtcacTGTGCACCGGGAGAAGCTTATGGCAGAGCGATGCCAGAGAAGCCACAGACCCCTCCAGAGACGCTGCAGCATcatcctgcagcaggtggtgtcactgtgcaccgggagaagcttatgggagagcgatgccagagaagccacagacccctccagagacccgcagcatcatcctgcagcaggtggtgtcacTGTGCACCGGGAGAAGCTTATGGGAGAGCGATGCCAGAGAAGCCACAGACTCCTCCAGAGACGCTGCAGCATcatcctgcagcaggtggtgtcactgtgcaccgggagaggcttatgggagagcgatgccagagaagccacagacccctccagagacgctgcagcatcatcctgcagcaggtggtgtcacTGTGCACCGGGAGAGGCTTATGGGAGAGCGATGCCAGAGAAGCCACAGACCCCACCAGAGACCCGCAGCATcatcctgcagcaggtggtgtcacTGTGCACCGGGAGAAGCTTATGGCAGAGCGATGCCAGAGAAGCCACAGACCCCTCCAGAGACCCGCAGCATcatcctgcagcaggtggtgtcacTGTGCACCGGGAGAAGCTTATGGCAGAGCGATGCCAGAGAAGccacagaccctccagagacccgcagcatcatcctgcagcaggtggtgtcacTGTGCACCGGGAGAAGCTTATGGCAGAGCGATGCCAGAGGAGCCACAGACTCCTCCAGAGACCCGCAGCATcatcctgcagcaggtggtgtcacTGTGCACCGGGAGAAGCTTATGGCAGAGCGATGCCAGAGAAGCCACAGACCCCTCCAGAGACGCTGCAGCATcatcctgcagcaggtggtgtcacTGTGCACCGGGAGAAGCTTATGGCAGAGCGATGCCAGAGGAGCCACAGACCCCTCCAGAGACCCTGCAGCATcatcctgcagcaggtggtgtcactgtgcaccgggagaagcttatgggagagcgatgccagagaagccacagacccctccagagacccgcagcatcatcctgcagcaggtggtgtcactgtgcaccgggagaagcttatgggagagcgatgccagagaagccacagacccctccagagacgctgcagcatcatcctgcagcaggtggtgtcactgtgcaccgggagaagcttatgggagagcgatgccagaggagccacagaccctccagagacgctgcagcatcatcctgcagcaggtggtgtcactgtgcaccgggagaagcttatgggagagcgatgccagaggagccacagaccctccagagacgctgcagcatcatcctgcagcaggtggtgtcactgtgcaccgggagaagcttatgggagagcgatgccagaggagccacagacccctccagagacccgcagcatcatcctgcagcaggtggtgtcacTGTGCACCGGGAGAAGCTTATGGCAGAGCGATGCCAGAGAAGCCACAGACCCCTCCAGAGACGCTGCAGCATcatcctgcagcaggtggtgtcacTGTGCACCGGGAGAAGCTTATGGGAGAGCGATGCCAGAGAAGCCACAGACTCCTCCAGAGACCCGCAGCATcatcctgcagcag gtggtgtcactgtgcaccgggagaagcttatgggagagcgatgccagagaagccacagacccctccagagacccgcagcatcatcctgcagcaggtggtgtcacTGTGCACCGGGAGAAGCTTATGGGAGAGCGATGCCAGAGAAGCCACACACAGAGGCGCCTGAGGGGTGCAGAAGAAGGTCCTGTGcactgatgagacaaagattgagtTGTTTGGTCATACAAAAAGGTGTTGTACATAGCGGCCAAAAAACCCAGCAAGAAAACCACTTGCTGCCCCCTATAAGATTTGGCTGA
- the LOC140119691 gene encoding uncharacterized protein isoform X15, translating into MSSQRFNLSVSSVRNIGREWKTQGQFLFSPEKYQKGREEKWSRTIYRLLQRRCSIILQQVVSLCTGRSLWESDARGATDPSRDAAASSCSRWCHCAPGEAYGRAMPEEPQTPPETLQHHPAAGGVTVHREKLMGERCQRSHRPLQRRCSIILQQVVSLCTGRSLWESDARGATDSSRDAAASSCSRWCHCAPGEAYGRAMPEKPQTPPETLQHHPAAGGVTVHREKLMGERCQRSHRPLQRPAASSCSRWCHCAPGEAYGRAMPEKPQTPPETLQHHPAAGGVTVHRERLMGERCQRSHRPLQRRCSIILQQVVSLCTGRSLWQSDAREATDPSRDPQHHPAAGGVTVHREKLMAERCQRSHRPSRDPQHHPAAGGVTVHREKLMAERCQRSHRLLQRPAASSCSRWCHCAPGEAYGRAMPEKPQTPPETLQHHPAAGGVTVHREKLMAERCQRSHRPLQRPCSIILQQVVSLCTGRSLWESDAREATDPSRDPQHHPAAGGVTVHREKLMGERCQRSHRPLQRRCSIILQQVVSLCTGRSLWESDARGATDPSRDPQHHPAAGGVTVHREKLMAERCQRSHRPLQRRCSIILQQVVSLCTGRSLWESDAREATDSSRDPQHHPAAGGVTVHREKLMGERCQRSHRPLQRPAASSCSRWCHCAPGEAYGRAMPEKPHTEAPEGCRRRSCALMRQRLSCLVIQKGVVHSGQKTQQENHLLPPIRFG; encoded by the exons ATGTCGTCTCAGAGATTTAACCTGTCAGTGTCCAGTGTGAGGAACATTGGAAGAGAATGGAAGACACAGGGACAGTTCTTGTTTAGCCcagaaaaatatcagaaaggcagagaagaaAAATGGTCCAGGACAATCTACAGACTCCTCCAGAGACGCTGCAGCATcatcctgcagcaggtggtgtcactgtgcaccgggagaagcttatgggagagcgatgccagaggagccacagacccctccagagacgctgcagcatcatcctgcagcaggtggtgtcacTGTGCACCGGGAGAAGCTTATGGGAGAGCGATGCCAGAGGAGCCACAGACTCCTCCAGAGACGCTGCAGCATcatcctgcagcaggtggtgtcactgtgcaccgggagaagcttatgggagagcgatgccagaggagccacagacccctccagagacgctgcagcatcatcctgcagcaggtggtgtcacTGTGCACCGGGAGAAGCTTATGGGAGAGCGATGCCAGAGGAGCCACAGACTCCTCCAGAGACGCTGCAGCATcatcctgcagcaggtggtgtcacTGTGCACCGGGAGAAGCTTATGGCAGAGCGATGCCAGAGAAGCCACAGACCCCTCCAGAGACGCTGCAGCATcatcctgcagcaggtggtgtcactgtgcaccgggagaagcttatgggagagcgatgccagagaagccacagacccctccagagacccgcagcatcatcctgcagcaggtggtgtcacTGTGCACCGGGAGAAGCTTATGGGAGAGCGATGCCAGAGAAGCCACAGACTCCTCCAGAGACGCTGCAGCATcatcctgcagcaggtggtgtcactgtgcaccgggagaggcttatgggagagcgatgccagagaagccacagacccctccagagacgctgcagcatcatcctgcagcag gtggtgtcacTGTGCACCGGGAGAAGCTTATGGCAGAGCGATGCCAGAGAAGCCACAGACCCCTCCAGAGACCCGCAGCATcatcctgcagcaggtggtgtcacTGTGCACCGGGAGAAGCTTATGGCAGAGCGATGCCAGAGAAGccacagaccctccagagacccgcagcatcatcctgcagcaggtggtgtcacTGTGCACCGGGAGAAGCTTATGGCAGAGCGATGCCAGAGGAGCCACAGACTCCTCCAGAGACCCGCAGCATcatcctgcagcaggtggtgtcacTGTGCACCGGGAGAAGCTTATGGCAGAGCGATGCCAGAGAAGCCACAGACCCCTCCAGAGACGCTGCAGCATcatcctgcagcaggtggtgtcacTGTGCACCGGGAGAAGCTTATGGCAGAGCGATGCCAGAGGAGCCACAGACCCCTCCAGAGACCCTGCAGCATcatcctgcagcaggtggtgtcactgtgcaccgggagaagcttatgggagagcgatgccagagaagccacagacccctccagagacccgcagcatcatcctgcagcaggtggtgtcactgtgcaccgggagaagcttatgggagagcgatgccagagaagccacagacccctccagagacgctgcagcatcatcctgcagcag gtggtgtcactgtgcaccgggagaagcttatgggagagcgatgccagaggagccacagacccctccagagacccgcagcatcatcctgcagcaggtggtgtcacTGTGCACCGGGAGAAGCTTATGGCAGAGCGATGCCAGAGAAGCCACAGACCCCTCCAGAGACGCTGCAGCATcatcctgcagcaggtggtgtcacTGTGCACCGGGAGAAGCTTATGGGAGAGCGATGCCAGAGAAGCCACAGACTCCTCCAGAGACCCGCAGCATcatcctgcagcag gtggtgtcactgtgcaccgggagaagcttatgggagagcgatgccagagaagccacagacccctccagagacccgcagcatcatcctgcagcaggtggtgtcacTGTGCACCGGGAGAAGCTTATGGGAGAGCGATGCCAGAGAAGCCACACACAGAGGCGCCTGAGGGGTGCAGAAGAAGGTCCTGTGcactgatgagacaaagattgagtTGTTTGGTCATACAAAAAGGTGTTGTACATAGCGGCCAAAAAACCCAGCAAGAAAACCACTTGCTGCCCCCTATAAGATTTGGCTGA
- the LOC140119691 gene encoding uncharacterized protein isoform X7 yields MSSQRFNLSVSSVRNIGREWKTQGQFLFSPEKYQKGREEKWSRTIYRLLQRRCSIILQQVVSLCTGRSLWESDARGATDPSRDAAASSCSRWCHCAPGEAYGRAMPEEPQTPPETLQHHPAAGGVTVHREKLMGERCQRSHRPLQRRCSIILQQVVSLCTGRSLWESDARGATDSSRDAAASSCSRWCHCAPGEAYGRAMPEKPQTPPETLQHHPAAGGVTVHREKLMGERCQRSHRPLQRPAASSCSRWCHCAPGEAYGRAMPEKPQTPPETLQHHPAAGGVTVHRERLMGERCQRSHRPLQRRCSIILQQVVSLCTGRSLWQSDARGATDSSRDPQHHPAAGGVTVHREKLMAERCQRSHRPLQRRCSIILQQVVSLCTGRSLWQSDARGATDPSRDPAASSCSRWCHCAPGEAYGRAMPEKPQTPPETRSIILQQVVSLCTGRSLWESDAREATDPSRDAAASSCSRWCHCAPGEAYGRAMPEEPQTLQRRCSIILQQVVSLCTGRSLWESDARGATDPPETLQHHPAAGGVTVHREKLMGERCQRSHRPLQRPAASSCSRWCHCAPGEAYGRAMPEKPQTPPETLQHHPAAGGVTVHREKLMGERCQRSHRLLQRPAASSCSRWCHCAPGEAYGRAMPEEPQTPPETLQHHPAAGGVTVHREKLMGERCQRSHRPLQRPAASSCSRWCHCAPGEAYGRAMPEKPHTEAPEGCRRRSCALMRQRLSCLVIQKGVVHSGQKTQQENHLLPPIRFG; encoded by the exons ATGTCGTCTCAGAGATTTAACCTGTCAGTGTCCAGTGTGAGGAACATTGGAAGAGAATGGAAGACACAGGGACAGTTCTTGTTTAGCCcagaaaaatatcagaaaggcagagaagaaAAATGGTCCAGGACAATCTACAGACTCCTCCAGAGACGCTGCAGCATcatcctgcagcaggtggtgtcactgtgcaccgggagaagcttatgggagagcgatgccagaggagccacagacccctccagagacgctgcagcatcatcctgcagcaggtggtgtcacTGTGCACCGGGAGAAGCTTATGGGAGAGCGATGCCAGAGGAGCCACAGACTCCTCCAGAGACGCTGCAGCATcatcctgcagcaggtggtgtcactgtgcaccgggagaagcttatgggagagcgatgccagaggagccacagacccctccagagacgctgcagcatcatcctgcagcaggtggtgtcacTGTGCACCGGGAGAAGCTTATGGGAGAGCGATGCCAGAGGAGCCACAGACTCCTCCAGAGACGCTGCAGCATcatcctgcagcaggtggtgtcacTGTGCACCGGGAGAAGCTTATGGCAGAGCGATGCCAGAGAAGCCACAGACCCCTCCAGAGACGCTGCAGCATcatcctgcagcaggtggtgtcactgtgcaccgggagaagcttatgggagagcgatgccagagaagccacagacccctccagagacccgcagcatcatcctgcagcaggtggtgtcacTGTGCACCGGGAGAAGCTTATGGGAGAGCGATGCCAGAGAAGCCACAGACTCCTCCAGAGACGCTGCAGCATcatcctgcagcaggtggtgtcactgtgcaccgggagaggcttatgggagagcgatgccagagaagccacagacccctccagagacgctgcagcatcatcctgcagcag gtggtgtcacTGTGCACCGGGAGAAGCTTATGGCAGAGCGATGCCAGAGGAGCCACAGACTCCTCCAGAGACCCGCAGCATcatcctgcagcaggtggtgtcacTGTGCACCGGGAGAAGCTTATGGCAGAGCGATGCCAGAGAAGCCACAGACCCCTCCAGAGACGCTGCAGCATcatcctgcagcaggtggtgtcacTGTGCACCGGGAGAAGCTTATGGCAGAGCGATGCCAGAGGAGCCACAGACCCCTCCAGAGACCCTGCAGCATcatcctgcagcaggtggtgtcactgtgcaccgggagaagcttatgggagagcgatgccagagaagccacagacccctccagagacccgcagcatcatcctgcagcaggtggtgtcactgtgcaccgggagaagcttatgggagagcgatgccagagaagccacagacccctccagagacgctgcagcatcatcctgcagcaggtggtgtcactgtgcaccgggagaagcttatgggagagcgatgccagaggagccacagaccctccagagacgctgcagcatcatcctgcagcaggtggtgtcactgtgcaccgggagaagcttatgggagagcgatgccagaggagccacagaccctccagagacgctgcagcatcatcctgcagcaggtggtgtcactgtgcaccgggagaagcttatgggagagcgatgccagaggagccacagacccctccagagacccgcagcatcatcctgcagcaggtggtgtcacTGTGCACCGGGAGAAGCTTATGGCAGAGCGATGCCAGAGAAGCCACAGACCCCTCCAGAGACGCTGCAGCATcatcctgcagcaggtggtgtcacTGTGCACCGGGAGAAGCTTATGGGAGAGCGATGCCAGAGAAGCCACAGACTCCTCCAGAGACCCGCAGCATcatcctgcagcaggtggtgtcacTGTGCACCGGGAGAAGCTTATGGCAGAGCGATGCCAGAGGAGCCACAGACTCCTCCAGAGACGCTGCAGCATcatcctgcagcaggtggtgtcactgtgcaccgggagaagcttatgggagagcgatgccagagaagccacagacccctccagagacccgcagcatcatcctgcagcaggtggtgtcacTGTGCACCGGGAGAAGCTTATGGGAGAGCGATGCCAGAGAAGCCACACACAGAGGCGCCTGAGGGGTGCAGAAGAAGGTCCTGTGcactgatgagacaaagattgagtTGTTTGGTCATACAAAAAGGTGTTGTACATAGCGGCCAAAAAACCCAGCAAGAAAACCACTTGCTGCCCCCTATAAGATTTGGCTGA
- the LOC140119691 gene encoding uncharacterized protein isoform X14: MSSQRFNLSVSSVRNIGREWKTQGQFLFSPEKYQKGREEKWSRTIYRLLQRRCSIILQQVVSLCTGRSLWESDARGATDPSRDAAASSCSRWCHCAPGEAYGRAMPEEPQTPPETLQHHPAAGGVTVHREKLMGERCQRSHRPLQRRCSIILQQVVSLCTGRSLWESDARGATDSSRDAAASSCSRWCHCAPGEAYGRAMPEKPQTPPETLQHHPAAGGVTVHREKLMGERCQRSHRPLQRPAASSCSRWCHCAPGEAYGRAMPEKPQTPPETLQHHPAAGGVTVHRERLMGERCQRSHRPLQRRCSIILQQVVSLCTGRGLWESDAREATDPTRDPQHHPAAGGVTVHREKLMAERCQRSHRPLQRPAASSCSRWCHCAPGEAYGRAMPEKPQTLQRPAASSCSRWCHCAPGEAYGRAMPEEPQTPPETRSIILQQVVSLCTGRSLWQSDAREATDPSRDAAASSCSRWCHCAPGEAYGRAMPEEPQTPPETLQHHPAAGGVTVHREKLMGERCQRSHRPLQRPAASSCSRWCHCAPGEAYGRAMPEKPQTPPETLQHHPAAGGVTVHREKLMAERCQRSHRPLQRRCSIILQQVVSLCTGRSLWESDAREATDSSRDPQHHPAAGGVTVHREKLMGERCQRSHRPLQRPAASSCSRWCHCAPGEAYGRAMPEKPHTEAPEGCRRRSCALMRQRLSCLVIQKGVVHSGQKTQQENHLLPPIRFG, translated from the exons ATGTCGTCTCAGAGATTTAACCTGTCAGTGTCCAGTGTGAGGAACATTGGAAGAGAATGGAAGACACAGGGACAGTTCTTGTTTAGCCcagaaaaatatcagaaaggcagagaagaaAAATGGTCCAGGACAATCTACAGACTCCTCCAGAGACGCTGCAGCATcatcctgcagcaggtggtgtcactgtgcaccgggagaagcttatgggagagcgatgccagaggagccacagacccctccagagacgctgcagcatcatcctgcagcaggtggtgtcacTGTGCACCGGGAGAAGCTTATGGGAGAGCGATGCCAGAGGAGCCACAGACTCCTCCAGAGACGCTGCAGCATcatcctgcagcaggtggtgtcactgtgcaccgggagaagcttatgggagagcgatgccagaggagccacagacccctccagagacgctgcagcatcatcctgcagcaggtggtgtcacTGTGCACCGGGAGAAGCTTATGGGAGAGCGATGCCAGAGGAGCCACAGACTCCTCCAGAGACGCTGCAGCATcatcctgcagcaggtggtgtcacTGTGCACCGGGAGAAGCTTATGGCAGAGCGATGCCAGAGAAGCCACAGACCCCTCCAGAGACGCTGCAGCATcatcctgcagcaggtggtgtcactgtgcaccgggagaagcttatgggagagcgatgccagagaagccacagacccctccagagacccgcagcatcatcctgcagcaggtggtgtcacTGTGCACCGGGAGAAGCTTATGGGAGAGCGATGCCAGAGAAGCCACAGACTCCTCCAGAGACGCTGCAGCATcatcctgcagcaggtggtgtcactgtgcaccgggagaggcttatgggagagcgatgccagagaagccacagacccctccagagacgctgcagcatcatcctgcagcaggtggtgtcacTGTGCACCGGGAGAGGCTTATGGGAGAGCGATGCCAGAGAAGCCACAGACCCCACCAGAGACCCGCAGCATcatcctgcagcaggtggtgtcacTGTGCACCGGGAGAAGCTTATGGCAGAGCGATGCCAGAGAAGCCACAGACCCCTCCAGAGACCCGCAGCATcatcctgcagcaggtggtgtcacTGTGCACCGGGAGAAGCTTATGGCAGAGCGATGCCAGAGAAGccacagaccctccagagacccgcagcatcatcctgcagcaggtggtgtcacTGTGCACCGGGAGAAGCTTATGGCAGAGCGATGCCAGAGGAGCCACAGACTCCTCCAGAGACCCGCAGCATcatcctgcagcaggtggtgtcacTGTGCACCGGGAGAAGCTTATGGCAGAGCGATGCCAGAGAAGCCACAGACCCCTCCAGAGACGCTGCAGCATcatcctgcagcaggtggtgtcacTGTGCACCGGGAGAAGCTTATGGCAGAGCGATGCCAGAGGAGCCACAGACCCCTCCAGAGACCCTGCAGCATcatcctgcagcaggtggtgtcactgtgcaccgggagaagcttatgggagagcgatgccagagaagccacagacccctccagagacccgcagcatcatcctgcagcaggtggtgtcactgtgcaccgggagaagcttatgggagagcgatgccagagaagccacagacccctccagagacgctgcagcatcatcctgcagcag gtggtgtcacTGTGCACCGGGAGAAGCTTATGGCAGAGCGATGCCAGAGAAGCCACAGACCCCTCCAGAGACGCTGCAGCATcatcctgcagcaggtggtgtcacTGTGCACCGGGAGAAGCTTATGGGAGAGCGATGCCAGAGAAGCCACAGACTCCTCCAGAGACCCGCAGCATcatcctgcagcag gtggtgtcactgtgcaccgggagaagcttatgggagagcgatgccagagaagccacagacccctccagagacccgcagcatcatcctgcagcaggtggtgtcacTGTGCACCGGGAGAAGCTTATGGGAGAGCGATGCCAGAGAAGCCACACACAGAGGCGCCTGAGGGGTGCAGAAGAAGGTCCTGTGcactgatgagacaaagattgagtTGTTTGGTCATACAAAAAGGTGTTGTACATAGCGGCCAAAAAACCCAGCAAGAAAACCACTTGCTGCCCCCTATAAGATTTGGCTGA